tgccatttgtagctacatgcatggacctagagattatcatactgagcgaaataagtcagacagagaaaaccaaatattatatgatatcacttccatgtagaatctaaaacaatgctacaaatgaacttatttacaaaacagaaataaactcacagacatagaaaacaaatttacagatacaagaggggaaagggagagggataaattaggaatttgagattaaGGGTTacaaactactgtacataaaatagataataaacaaggacctactgtgtagcacagggaactatattcaatatattgtaattacctgtaatggaaaagaatgtgataTAACTTAATCACCTTTCTGTAACCTGAAagtttgtaaatcaactatatttcaatttaaaaaaatctgggtgTCAGCTAAAGAACTGGTTAACCATTATacccttttactttctttttttgttttgttttgttttgttttgggcagGGATCATAACTTCACGGCTTACCTTGATGAATATACTGAAATATTCAAGATGGGCAGCAACAGTACCAGCAATGCTGAGACTCACTGCAATGTCACTAATTTGACATTTCAATACTCCCTCTATGCCACCACCTACATCCTCATATTCATCCCTGGTCTACTGGCCAACAGTGCAGCCTTGTGGGTTCTGTGCCGCTtcatcagcaagaaaaataaagccatcattTTCATGATCAACCTCTCTGTGGCTGACCTTGCTCACGTGCTGTCCCTACCCCTCCGGATTTACTATTACATCAGCCACCACTGGCCTTTCCAGAGGGCCCTTTGTCTACTGTGCTTCTACCTGAAGTATCTCAACATGTATGCCAGCATTTGTTTTCTGACATGCATCAGCCTTCAGAGGTGCTTCTTTCTTCTCAAGCCTTTCAGGGCCAGAGACTGGAAGCGTAGGTATGATGTGGGCATCAGTGCTGCCGTCTGGGTCATCGTGGGGACTGCCTGTTTGCCATTTCCCATTATGAGAAGCACAGACTTAGCCAACAACACTGAGTCCTGCTTTGCTGATCTTGGTTACAGGAAAATGAATGCAATGGCTTTGGTTGGGATGATTACAGCTGCTGAGCTGGCAGGATTTGTGATACCAGTACTCATCATTGCATGGTGTACCTGGAAAACCACTATATCCTTGCGAAAACCACCAGTGGCTTTCCAGGGTATCAGTGAGAGGCAGAAAGCACTGCGGATGGTTTACATGTGTGCTGCAGTCTTCTTCATCTGCTTCACTCCCTAtcatattaactttattttttacaccATGGTAAAGGAAACTATCATTAGCAGTTGTCCCATTGTCCAAAGCTCACTGTATTTCCACCCTTTTTGTCTATGCCTTGCAAGTCTCTGCTGCCTTTTGGATCCAATTCTCTACTACTTCATGGC
This window of the Physeter macrocephalus isolate SW-GA chromosome 21, ASM283717v5, whole genome shotgun sequence genome carries:
- the LOC102987346 gene encoding putative P2Y purinoceptor 10: MGSNSTSNAETHCNVTNLTFQYSLYATTYILIFIPGLLANSAALWVLCRFISKKNKAIIFMINLSVADLAHVLSLPLRIYYYISHHWPFQRALCLLCFYLKYLNMYASICFLTCISLQRCFFLLKPFRARDWKRRYDVGISAAVWVIVGTACLPFPIMRSTDLANNTESCFADLGYRKMNAMALVGMITAAELAGFVIPVLIIAWCTWKTTISLRKPPVAFQGISERQKALRMVYMCAAVFFICFTPYHINFIFYTMVKETIISSCPIVQSSLYFHPFCLCLASLCCLLDPILYYFMASEFRDQLSRHGSSVTRSRLMSRESGSSMIG